In Sebaldella termitidis ATCC 33386, one DNA window encodes the following:
- a CDS encoding COG2426 family protein produces MQKAAQSIVAFIIGIFGVSAGKIIGITFISMIPIIELRGSIPVGFVMGLPWYASLVCSIIGNMLPVPVILLFVVKVFEFMKKHNILTKFVNKMEQKAMNRSEKVSKGEFWGLMLFVAIPLPGTGAWTGALIAALLKMNRRDSFLSILLGVTIAGTIITLGTYGVLGFIFK; encoded by the coding sequence ATGCAAAAAGCAGCACAGTCAATAGTGGCTTTTATAATAGGGATTTTTGGGGTAAGCGCAGGAAAGATAATAGGAATTACATTTATTTCCATGATACCGATTATTGAATTACGTGGAAGTATTCCGGTAGGATTTGTTATGGGTCTTCCATGGTATGCGAGTCTGGTATGTTCCATAATAGGAAATATGCTTCCGGTACCCGTTATTCTGTTATTTGTGGTAAAAGTGTTTGAATTTATGAAAAAACATAATATATTAACAAAATTTGTAAATAAAATGGAACAAAAAGCAATGAACAGAAGTGAAAAAGTTTCCAAAGGAGAATTTTGGGGATTAATGCTTTTTGTAGCAATTCCGCTTCCGGGAACAGGCGCATGGACAGGTGCATTAATAGCAGCATTATTGAAAATGAACAGAAGAGATTCATTTCTTTCAATTCTGCTTGGTGTAACAATAGCCGGAACAATTATAACATTAGGGACTTATGGAGTATTAGGATTTATATTTAAATAG
- a CDS encoding Cof-type HAD-IIB family hydrolase has protein sequence MGIKLIAVDMDGTFLSEAGNYDRERFKKQYIKMKEKDIKFVVASGNQYYQLHSFFPEFADELTYVAENGAYIVSKGIELFAAEIPRKETEAIIDKISEMSAVNMVVCGKKSAYVKMETSDEFFNYANRYYHKLLRTADIKSADDQIFKFALNCPVEMVKEVQKELNNLIGHILIPTASGHGDIDLILPGINKAHGLTVLQEKWGISKDEILAFGDSGNDIEMLAHAYYSYAMENGSEEVKKTARFTAPSNNENGVLEIIDKYI, from the coding sequence ATGGGAATTAAATTAATTGCAGTTGACATGGATGGAACATTTTTATCAGAAGCAGGTAATTATGATCGTGAAAGATTTAAAAAGCAGTATATAAAGATGAAAGAAAAAGATATAAAATTTGTAGTAGCAAGCGGTAATCAGTATTATCAGCTTCATTCGTTTTTCCCGGAATTCGCCGACGAATTGACTTATGTGGCGGAAAACGGAGCTTATATAGTATCGAAAGGAATAGAGCTCTTTGCAGCAGAGATTCCCAGAAAAGAGACAGAGGCCATAATAGATAAAATATCAGAAATGTCTGCTGTAAATATGGTTGTATGCGGGAAAAAAAGCGCTTATGTAAAAATGGAAACAAGTGATGAATTTTTTAATTATGCAAACCGTTATTACCATAAACTCTTAAGAACTGCAGATATAAAAAGTGCAGATGATCAGATTTTTAAATTTGCACTGAATTGTCCTGTAGAAATGGTAAAGGAGGTTCAGAAAGAGCTGAATAATCTGATAGGACATATTCTTATCCCTACTGCGAGCGGACATGGAGACATTGACCTGATTCTGCCTGGTATTAATAAAGCACATGGATTGACTGTTCTTCAGGAAAAATGGGGGATTTCAAAGGATGAAATTCTTGCCTTCGGTGACAGCGGCAATGATATAGAAATGCTGGCTCATGCATATTACAGCTATGCAATGGAAAATGGAAGCGAAGAGGTAAAGAAAACTGCAAGGTTTACCGCTCCGTCAAATAATGAAAACGGGGTACTGGAAATTATTGATAAATATATCTGA
- a CDS encoding autotransporter domain-containing protein, whose product MKKNKKLLMSFLALNALIPTYLKGAETPLSLKYDKLYNKITKNIELGKSNDDSYRLLEKVLNQRNRELKDLYLQSDYIVKPEYLEWQVFLNTYYTERRKGDNTLENAKYYSVSTTYSGKKKFNQNAYNEMADALRASGLLTESQLASIMAGHYNVINSLNVNDQKIIRNILDERLSSITQTDGFRIYKAPQKPKEIDLGINIIPKVINRQPLNPNPTLPQEPSMNVPVFTPSTPAAPAVPSLTIKTFNPVSPNVDQPTLGEAPDFNIKLGSFCNYMNPNCETRGTDGGPYAGMVSNAVSYESVGIYDITAGTQSNFGATTVLTPGNPAIRHAWLTSGPFNAALLKVYFDYGSSLTHNSIATLKENLTIDSISNSVIQGDASLAAFNRQQFLVGGSRIATVDNVMNGALVNQAVVNLVGPLVVGFEVQTDTNWSSQGYGNQGTRRLSNEGTITDEAETTSVDLNGVLALNSSTTINLAPFAGGTPITVRRDGSGYTGYKVGIILTYENDDSVTGHNYILRNEAAGKIKFNSEKSVGIQVYAPQSLNTNVNVDNVSGGEISMGGIESYGLKLSSRISSTSTFANNGTINISGSTSDLSGSRSSGIGVIEDPTLTGGSSVRGYTGVARNSTTGIINVSGGKGNTGVFLKVAAADNITNDGIINVIGEKNSAMRVDNGVVATDAAGNPRIINSGSGIININSGENFGAIAADGNASNRAEAVNNGTITIENKGLPGTFIENIVGMVSIKAAVSATSGGYIENNGTIQMLNDIKTSQGMAILASSEGLNTGNIIINSGTLGESSVGVYNEGTFSMTGGLVDVASPKGIGIYAKNNSAVTAVTGGIIRVSNGAIGLYADDKGNLGNGATINLTGGAKLEVNSGGLMLYNYSGTSGNPVGKFNVTGTVNTDINAGGTAFYFKGVPSGINTFLTNMVTGSGNLNVKLTSSDSSLFVLDNPGSTINLSDTTSIGIIGSLPLTVTIDPSSVSNYKPYSVFKGGLNVDLDVNVDDPNDAYNRSEFLSSKVTVLSGKTISGVGAGKYGIGQESFLGSVNRNDILITVNNGAAINMTGAGSAGIIANFGTVINNGQISATGANSIGVVSYNGTLTQNNNIIKVGESGAGIYGENKVNSSYGNGFIEIENNGLITTAASAGGTSYGIYANNTEAFLTRADSLIRLNSGSEINMSPQDGGVGVSAVKSTLTSNGKITVGKNGIAVYADNSEININSGDINLNGDNAIGFYLINGSAFNGNSGTININGQNVVLFNIINSTFNNNLSINAAPGSTYVVGNLSNAAYTHLGTNTLFSDSVLLNGTNSAILVGSSSNISSSGTGVVGVSVDGQYLSPFAPPYTVEGENAGTIVLGDNSAAVYGKNSARLKNSGIIGLGANSVGLYSLGAGAETENTGLITLGNSSVGLYQKGGINIVNNNTINGAGIGAIGMYMDSNTGLTANNGLIELSGDRAIGIYAAGSPQNIINNGTIKVYDSASMDDPSIGIYTKGISDTIVNSTSGMIEAGKRSLGVYSLGPQVDHMGTLKVGDEGTGIYKDTGILNIHTGSAVQIGNNEAVGLYGINGSSINIAPGVNFQLGSGSYGVIAESGSSLNNQSAITLSDSNIFVYGNGASAITNSGQINMTGSDNTAFYTIKAGNIFNTGNITGTAGTGNIALYNRGHYVTEVQQPDGTMKLEGLITAGYIENDADITLGDSFLVTNAHGVKTGYSVGIYAEGSSAVNKATRTITVGKDGVGMYARDAAAPSYNYGTITGTGDKIIGMFADNTRAENHGLIKLTGDEVVGMAGRNGAYIYNAPSGVIEVTGKNVTGIYLAGADTKVENKGQIIIKNTGDPLEDQGVGLKYAASFDEDNIIGGVGSITGTGYIDQGYTTTVYKLPEMPSLINSGEITIDLGSKFSYENMKVIVKLDPTTNEATTSFSDTIGFGGTTIPEKLEISPDFSQGTSADRYTFKNIFRGMDGTGEYISQSLTWDATGQGTDIVMTRIPYMDFTSGFWYEEFGQTLNDRYANQTGNALKIYDKIDMIQTEPHFRHAVASLAGNVYANINQREEDMAGMLEESLHTLQNSDNNTKENVKISIIGVKGKTEEDTDGVVPYKYSATGILALREVERTYKHTFGYSLGYLHTGFEFEDHNKSEEWVDTIQLGLHNKYSVQGWSLRNDLTGRVSFHNIDRNIDWPDQSKGVERSEMNGTYETYSITSDNILGKEFSIGKKFSVTPYGAFKAMYVTRPTFSESGLEALQIEGNDAWSAKPRAGLELKTTLPLGAKTAWQLKGSLDFAYEYELADLNEREKARLIAVEDGYHKLSKPEDEKGTFRTRAVLGVEVADRYGIFLTGEYNLGNDEQDGYRAGITLKAVF is encoded by the coding sequence ATGAAAAAAAATAAAAAATTATTAATGTCATTTCTAGCACTAAATGCATTAATACCGACATATTTGAAGGGAGCCGAAACCCCGCTCTCGCTAAAATATGATAAGCTCTATAATAAAATAACTAAAAACATAGAACTCGGGAAATCTAATGATGACTCTTACCGTTTATTGGAGAAAGTATTAAATCAAAGAAACAGAGAATTAAAAGATCTGTATTTACAGAGTGATTATATAGTGAAACCTGAATATCTGGAATGGCAGGTGTTTTTGAATACTTATTATACCGAGAGAAGGAAGGGAGACAATACACTGGAAAATGCAAAATATTATTCAGTGTCAACTACTTACAGCGGGAAGAAGAAGTTTAATCAGAATGCCTATAATGAAATGGCAGATGCACTCCGGGCTTCGGGTCTGCTTACTGAAAGCCAGCTGGCTTCTATTATGGCCGGTCATTATAATGTGATAAATTCTTTAAATGTAAATGATCAAAAAATAATTAGAAATATTCTTGACGAAAGGCTTTCATCTATTACACAGACAGACGGATTCAGAATTTATAAGGCACCCCAGAAACCAAAAGAGATAGACCTTGGAATAAATATAATACCAAAAGTGATTAACAGACAGCCGTTAAATCCGAATCCGACACTGCCGCAGGAACCCAGTATGAATGTGCCTGTATTCACGCCTTCGACACCGGCAGCTCCGGCAGTACCGTCACTGACAATAAAGACTTTTAATCCTGTCAGTCCTAATGTGGATCAGCCGACTCTTGGAGAGGCTCCTGATTTTAATATAAAACTGGGATCGTTTTGTAACTATATGAATCCAAACTGTGAAACGCGGGGAACAGACGGAGGTCCCTATGCAGGTATGGTAAGTAATGCAGTATCATATGAAAGCGTGGGGATTTATGATATAACTGCAGGTACGCAAAGTAATTTCGGGGCAACTACGGTTCTTACTCCGGGAAATCCGGCTATAAGACATGCCTGGCTTACATCAGGACCTTTTAATGCTGCACTGTTAAAAGTTTATTTTGATTATGGAAGTTCACTTACCCATAATTCAATAGCAACGTTAAAAGAAAATCTGACAATAGATTCTATTTCCAATTCTGTCATACAGGGTGATGCTTCTTTGGCAGCCTTTAACCGTCAGCAGTTTCTGGTGGGCGGTTCAAGAATTGCCACAGTTGATAACGTAATGAACGGAGCATTAGTAAATCAGGCTGTTGTAAATCTTGTGGGTCCTTTAGTTGTTGGCTTTGAAGTGCAGACTGATACGAACTGGTCAAGTCAGGGTTATGGAAATCAGGGGACAAGAAGGCTTTCTAATGAAGGGACTATAACTGACGAGGCAGAAACTACAAGCGTTGACTTAAATGGTGTGTTAGCTCTGAACAGCAGTACAACAATAAATTTAGCTCCTTTTGCAGGCGGAACACCTATTACAGTAAGAAGAGACGGAAGCGGTTATACAGGATACAAGGTAGGAATAATACTTACTTATGAAAATGATGATAGTGTTACAGGGCATAATTATATTTTACGGAATGAAGCAGCAGGGAAAATAAAATTTAACAGTGAAAAATCAGTAGGAATACAGGTTTATGCTCCTCAGTCTTTGAATACCAATGTAAATGTAGACAATGTAAGCGGCGGGGAAATTTCTATGGGCGGAATAGAAAGCTACGGCTTGAAATTATCTTCTAGAATAAGTTCGACATCTACATTCGCAAATAACGGAACAATAAATATAAGCGGTTCTACAAGTGACTTGAGCGGATCACGGTCTTCGGGAATAGGGGTAATAGAAGATCCTACATTGACCGGGGGAAGTTCTGTAAGAGGATATACCGGAGTAGCGAGAAATTCAACAACAGGAATAATAAATGTTTCGGGCGGGAAGGGAAATACAGGAGTCTTCCTGAAAGTAGCAGCTGCAGATAATATTACAAATGACGGTATAATAAATGTAATCGGAGAGAAAAACTCGGCAATGAGAGTAGATAACGGAGTAGTTGCTACTGATGCTGCCGGAAATCCTCGAATAATCAATTCAGGTTCCGGGATAATAAACATAAATTCCGGAGAGAACTTCGGAGCTATAGCTGCTGACGGAAATGCGTCAAACAGGGCGGAAGCAGTGAATAACGGAACTATAACTATAGAAAATAAAGGGCTGCCGGGAACATTTATAGAAAATATAGTGGGAATGGTTTCTATAAAAGCAGCAGTTTCAGCCACAAGCGGTGGTTACATAGAAAATAACGGAACTATCCAGATGCTGAATGATATAAAAACTTCTCAGGGAATGGCAATTCTTGCAAGTTCAGAAGGATTAAACACAGGAAATATTATAATAAATTCCGGGACTTTAGGTGAAAGTTCAGTTGGTGTTTATAATGAAGGAACATTCAGTATGACAGGCGGTCTTGTAGATGTAGCCTCGCCAAAGGGAATCGGAATATATGCCAAAAATAATTCGGCAGTTACTGCTGTAACTGGAGGAATAATCAGGGTTTCAAACGGAGCTATAGGACTATATGCCGATGATAAAGGAAATCTTGGAAACGGGGCAACAATAAATCTCACAGGCGGTGCTAAGCTGGAAGTAAATAGCGGCGGACTTATGCTTTATAACTATTCGGGAACAAGCGGAAATCCTGTAGGAAAATTTAATGTGACAGGAACAGTAAATACAGATATTAATGCCGGAGGAACAGCATTTTATTTTAAAGGTGTTCCGTCAGGAATTAATACATTTTTGACAAATATGGTAACAGGAAGCGGAAACCTGAATGTAAAACTGACAAGTTCTGATTCTAGTCTTTTTGTACTTGATAATCCGGGAAGTACTATAAATCTCAGTGATACTACATCTATCGGAATTATAGGAAGTCTGCCGCTGACAGTAACAATCGATCCTTCGAGTGTTTCTAATTATAAACCGTACTCGGTATTTAAGGGCGGTCTGAATGTAGATCTGGATGTAAATGTGGATGACCCGAATGATGCTTATAACAGATCGGAATTTTTGTCATCTAAGGTTACAGTGCTTTCAGGTAAAACTATATCCGGTGTGGGAGCAGGAAAATACGGTATCGGGCAGGAAAGCTTCCTCGGAAGTGTAAATAGAAATGATATACTAATAACTGTAAATAACGGTGCTGCTATAAATATGACCGGAGCAGGTTCGGCAGGTATTATAGCAAATTTCGGGACAGTTATTAATAACGGACAGATATCGGCAACCGGGGCAAACTCAATAGGAGTGGTATCATACAACGGAACACTTACACAAAACAATAATATAATAAAAGTTGGTGAAAGCGGAGCAGGTATATATGGAGAAAATAAAGTAAACAGCTCATACGGCAACGGCTTTATAGAGATTGAAAATAACGGACTGATAACAACAGCAGCATCAGCAGGAGGAACAAGCTACGGTATTTATGCCAATAATACAGAAGCTTTTCTGACTAGAGCTGACTCATTAATAAGACTTAATTCAGGGTCGGAGATAAATATGTCACCGCAGGACGGCGGTGTTGGTGTAAGTGCTGTAAAATCAACATTAACAAGTAACGGTAAAATAACCGTGGGTAAAAATGGTATAGCAGTATATGCAGATAATTCCGAAATAAATATAAACAGCGGAGATATAAATCTAAACGGAGATAATGCAATAGGATTTTACCTGATTAACGGCAGTGCATTTAACGGTAATTCAGGGACAATAAATATAAACGGACAGAATGTGGTACTTTTTAATATAATAAATTCAACATTTAATAATAATCTGTCAATAAACGCAGCACCGGGATCTACATATGTAGTGGGAAATCTTTCAAATGCCGCATATACCCACTTAGGAACTAATACTCTTTTTTCCGACAGTGTACTTCTAAATGGGACTAATTCTGCAATACTTGTAGGCAGCAGTTCAAATATAAGTTCATCTGGAACAGGAGTAGTGGGAGTATCAGTAGACGGTCAGTATTTATCACCATTTGCTCCTCCTTATACAGTAGAAGGAGAAAATGCAGGAACCATAGTCCTTGGAGATAATTCAGCAGCTGTATATGGTAAAAATAGTGCGAGACTGAAAAACAGCGGAATAATCGGACTGGGAGCTAATTCTGTGGGACTCTATTCCTTAGGTGCAGGTGCAGAGACTGAAAATACAGGGCTTATAACTTTGGGAAATAGTTCTGTGGGTCTTTATCAAAAAGGCGGAATAAATATAGTCAATAATAATACAATAAATGGAGCCGGAATCGGTGCTATAGGAATGTATATGGACAGCAATACAGGACTTACAGCTAATAACGGACTGATAGAGCTTTCGGGAGACAGGGCAATAGGAATTTATGCCGCAGGAAGTCCGCAGAATATAATTAATAACGGAACTATAAAAGTATATGACTCCGCTTCAATGGATGATCCCAGCATAGGAATTTATACTAAGGGTATCTCAGATACAATAGTAAACAGTACTTCCGGAATGATAGAAGCAGGAAAAAGATCACTGGGAGTTTACAGTCTGGGGCCACAGGTAGATCATATGGGAACTTTGAAGGTAGGAGACGAAGGAACAGGAATATATAAGGATACAGGTATATTAAACATTCACACCGGTTCTGCTGTACAAATAGGAAATAATGAAGCAGTGGGATTATATGGTATAAACGGTTCCAGCATAAATATAGCTCCGGGAGTAAATTTTCAGCTGGGATCGGGCAGCTACGGCGTAATAGCTGAGTCAGGTTCCAGTTTAAACAACCAATCGGCAATAACACTCAGTGACAGTAATATTTTTGTGTATGGTAACGGAGCCTCTGCTATTACAAACAGCGGACAGATTAATATGACCGGCTCTGACAATACGGCATTTTATACAATTAAGGCCGGAAATATTTTTAATACTGGAAATATAACAGGGACAGCAGGTACAGGGAATATAGCTTTGTATAACAGAGGACATTATGTAACTGAAGTGCAGCAGCCTGACGGGACAATGAAACTGGAAGGACTTATTACAGCGGGTTATATAGAAAATGACGCAGATATAACATTGGGAGATTCATTTTTAGTAACAAATGCCCACGGTGTAAAGACCGGATATTCAGTAGGGATTTATGCCGAAGGGTCAAGTGCGGTTAATAAAGCTACAAGAACAATAACCGTGGGAAAAGACGGTGTAGGAATGTATGCAAGAGATGCTGCAGCACCTTCGTATAATTACGGAACGATAACCGGAACCGGCGATAAAATCATCGGAATGTTTGCAGATAATACAAGGGCAGAAAATCATGGACTGATTAAGCTTACAGGCGATGAAGTAGTGGGAATGGCAGGAAGAAACGGAGCATATATCTATAATGCACCTTCTGGGGTAATAGAAGTTACCGGGAAAAATGTAACAGGTATATATCTCGCAGGAGCTGATACCAAGGTAGAGAACAAAGGACAGATTATAATAAAGAATACCGGAGATCCTCTGGAGGATCAGGGAGTCGGACTGAAATATGCAGCAAGCTTTGATGAGGATAATATAATAGGCGGAGTAGGAAGTATAACAGGAACTGGTTATATAGACCAAGGCTATACGACGACAGTATATAAGCTTCCTGAAATGCCGTCACTGATAAATTCCGGAGAGATAACTATAGATCTGGGAAGTAAGTTCTCATATGAAAATATGAAGGTAATAGTGAAGCTGGATCCGACAACAAATGAAGCAACAACAAGTTTTTCCGATACGATAGGATTCGGAGGGACAACAATTCCTGAAAAGCTGGAAATATCACCGGACTTTTCACAGGGAACATCAGCAGACAGATATACATTTAAGAATATATTCCGGGGAATGGACGGAACTGGGGAGTACATAAGCCAGTCATTAACTTGGGATGCCACAGGTCAGGGTACAGATATAGTAATGACAAGAATACCTTATATGGATTTTACAAGCGGTTTTTGGTATGAGGAATTCGGTCAGACATTGAATGACAGATATGCCAATCAGACAGGAAATGCGTTGAAAATCTATGATAAAATAGATATGATACAGACAGAACCGCATTTCAGACATGCTGTAGCCAGTCTTGCAGGAAATGTATATGCCAATATAAATCAGCGTGAAGAAGACATGGCAGGAATGCTTGAAGAATCATTACATACATTGCAAAATTCAGATAATAATACAAAAGAAAATGTGAAAATCAGCATAATCGGCGTGAAAGGTAAGACAGAAGAGGATACTGACGGCGTAGTACCGTATAAATACAGTGCAACAGGAATTCTTGCATTGAGAGAAGTAGAAAGAACATATAAACATACCTTTGGTTATTCACTTGGATACCTTCATACAGGCTTTGAGTTTGAAGACCATAATAAAAGTGAGGAATGGGTAGATACAATTCAGCTTGGACTGCATAATAAATACAGTGTTCAGGGATGGAGTCTGCGTAATGATCTTACGGGAAGGGTAAGCTTCCATAATATAGACAGAAATATTGACTGGCCTGATCAGTCAAAAGGTGTGGAAAGATCAGAAATGAATGGTACATATGAAACTTATTCCATTACTTCTGACAATATTCTGGGAAAAGAATTTAGTATAGGCAAAAAATTTAGTGTTACACCATATGGAGCATTTAAAGCGATGTATGTGACAAGACCCACATTCAGCGAAAGCGGTCTTGAAGCACTTCAGATAGAAGGAAATGATGCATGGAGTGCTAAGCCCAGAGCAGGTCTGGAACTAAAAACTACATTGCCGCTGGGTGCTAAGACAGCATGGCAGCTGAAAGGCTCGCTTGATTTTGCATATGAATACGAGCTGGCTGACTTGAATGAAAGGGAAAAAGCAAGATTGATAGCAGTAGAAGACGGTTATCACAAGCTGTCAAAGCCGGAAGATGAAAAAGGAACATTCAGAACAAGAGCAGTACTCGGAGTGGAAGTGGCAGACAGATATGGAATATTCCTAACCGGGGAATATAATCTGGGTAATGATGAACAGGACGGCTACAGAGCAGGGATAACTTTAAAAGCTGTGTTTTAA